Proteins from one Catalinimonas alkaloidigena genomic window:
- the ilvB gene encoding biosynthetic-type acetolactate synthase large subunit, translating into MAAQTDAQSSAKPTSSMPTATKPVRVTGAEAVLLSLLEEGVDTIFGYPGGAIMPIYDALFGYQDRLRHYLVRHEQGATHAAQGYARATGKPGVCFATSGPGATNLITGLADAQIDSTPLVCITGQVASHLLGTDAFQETDVLGISMPVTKWNCQITNAEEIPEIIARAFFIARSGRPGPVLIDITKDAQFAAFDFTYKKCEKIRSYAPYPKADPKCLEEAAQLINEAKKPYILVGQGVLISEAQDEFRTFVEKTGIPVASTLLGLSAFPTDHELYVGYLGMHGNYGPNIKTNECDVLIAVGMRFDDRVTGDLSRYAKQAKLIHIEIDPAEIDKNVKTTVAINADAKAALKGLLPLVEQRTHHEWLAEFRACDKIEHEKVVQGSVHPTAGKLRMPEVINLISEMTHSEAITVTDVGQHQMAASRYYQYKFPRTNITSGGLGTMGFALPAAIGAKIGNPQREVVAIIGDGGFQMTLQELGTIFQFEVPVKIVILNNSFLGMVRQWQQLFFDKRYSATEMINPNFVAIAQAFSIESKKVEAREDIKGALQTMLDHNGPYLLEVVVEQEENVFPMVPTGASVVDILLE; encoded by the coding sequence ATGGCGGCTCAGACGGATGCGCAGTCTTCCGCGAAGCCGACCTCGTCTATGCCGACCGCGACCAAGCCCGTGCGCGTCACCGGAGCCGAAGCAGTGCTCCTCTCTCTGCTGGAAGAAGGGGTCGACACCATTTTTGGTTACCCTGGTGGGGCCATCATGCCCATTTACGATGCCCTGTTCGGGTACCAGGATCGCCTTCGCCACTATTTAGTACGGCACGAACAAGGCGCTACCCACGCCGCCCAGGGTTACGCCCGCGCCACCGGCAAACCGGGCGTTTGCTTTGCCACGTCGGGGCCAGGGGCCACCAACCTGATTACCGGGCTGGCCGACGCGCAAATCGATTCGACGCCGCTGGTCTGCATCACCGGCCAGGTGGCTTCGCATCTGCTGGGCACGGATGCATTCCAGGAAACCGACGTGCTGGGCATTTCCATGCCGGTCACGAAGTGGAACTGCCAGATCACCAACGCCGAAGAAATTCCGGAAATCATCGCCCGCGCCTTTTTCATCGCCCGTTCGGGGCGTCCGGGACCAGTTCTGATCGACATCACGAAAGATGCGCAGTTTGCCGCGTTCGACTTCACCTACAAGAAGTGTGAAAAAATCCGCAGCTACGCGCCCTATCCGAAGGCCGACCCGAAATGCCTGGAAGAAGCCGCCCAATTGATCAACGAGGCCAAAAAGCCTTACATCCTGGTCGGCCAGGGGGTGCTGATTTCGGAAGCGCAAGACGAGTTCCGCACGTTTGTCGAGAAGACGGGCATTCCTGTTGCTTCTACCCTCCTGGGCCTGTCGGCGTTTCCGACCGACCACGAACTGTACGTGGGTTACCTGGGCATGCACGGCAATTATGGCCCCAACATCAAGACCAACGAATGCGACGTGCTGATTGCGGTGGGGATGCGTTTCGACGACCGGGTCACCGGCGACCTGAGCCGCTACGCCAAGCAGGCCAAATTGATCCATATCGAGATCGACCCGGCCGAGATCGACAAGAACGTGAAGACCACGGTGGCGATCAATGCCGACGCCAAAGCGGCGCTGAAGGGATTGCTGCCGCTGGTCGAACAGCGTACTCACCACGAGTGGCTCGCTGAGTTCCGTGCCTGCGATAAAATCGAGCACGAAAAGGTGGTACAGGGGTCCGTTCACCCGACCGCCGGAAAACTGCGCATGCCGGAAGTGATCAACCTGATTTCGGAAATGACCCACAGCGAGGCCATCACGGTCACCGACGTAGGTCAGCACCAGATGGCGGCCTCACGGTACTACCAGTACAAGTTTCCGCGCACCAACATCACGTCGGGCGGGCTGGGCACCATGGGCTTTGCGCTGCCCGCAGCCATCGGTGCAAAAATCGGCAACCCGCAGCGCGAAGTGGTGGCCATCATCGGCGACGGCGGTTTTCAGATGACGTTGCAGGAGCTGGGCACGATCTTCCAGTTCGAAGTGCCCGTGAAGATCGTCATCCTCAACAACAGCTTCCTCGGCATGGTCCGCCAGTGGCAGCAGCTGTTCTTCGACAAGCGCTATTCGGCAACCGAGATGATCAACCCGAACTTCGTAGCCATTGCGCAGGCGTTCAGCATCGAATCGAAAAAAGTGGAAGCCCGCGAAGACATTAAAGGCGCCCTCCAGACCATGTTGGACCACAACGGTCCTTACTTGCTGGAAGTGGTCGTCGAACAGGAGGAAAACGTCTTCCCGATGGTACCGACGGGTGCTTCTGTGGTCGATATTTTACTGGAGTAG
- the ilvD gene encoding dihydroxy-acid dehydratase — protein MNRYSRQLTQDPTQPASQAMLYGIGLTDEDMQKAQVGIVSTGYEGNTCNMHLNELALQAKASVQASDLVGLIFHTIGVSDGLSNGLAGMRYSLLSREIIADSIEAVTGAHYYDGLVTVVGCDKNMPGAMIALARLNRPGILLYGGSIHSGCWKDRKLNIISAFEALGEKFAGTISDEDYKGVIKNACPGAGACGGMYTANTMSSAIEAMGMSLPHSSSSPAISAEKQAECRNIGAAMRLLLEKDIKPLDIMTLEAFENALTVVMALGGSTNAVLHLMAMAHSANVPLTLSKIQAISDRTPLLGDLKPSGKYLMEDLPSIGGTPAVMKYLLQKGFLKGDCLTVTGKTVEENLQEAPDLPADQKIILPIENPIKPEGHLQILYGNLAEEGAVAKITGKEGERFEGPAIVFDDEFAAIEGIGNGKVKKGNVVVIRYEGPKGGPGMPEMLKPTSAIMGAGLGKDVALITDGRFSGGSHGFVVGHVSPEAQVGGTIALVEDGDLIEIDARSNKIEVKLSEEELAERRARWSPPPLKAQSGALYKYARMVSSAAKGCVTDLSSTEIPHEKPSLI, from the coding sequence ATGAATCGTTACAGCCGCCAGCTCACCCAAGACCCCACCCAACCCGCCTCGCAGGCCATGCTTTATGGCATTGGTCTGACGGACGAAGACATGCAAAAGGCGCAGGTGGGGATTGTGAGCACCGGGTACGAGGGCAATACGTGCAACATGCACCTCAACGAGCTGGCCCTGCAGGCCAAAGCGAGCGTACAGGCCAGCGATCTGGTCGGTCTGATTTTCCATACCATCGGCGTAAGCGACGGCCTTTCGAACGGCCTGGCGGGCATGCGCTACTCGCTGCTGTCGCGCGAAATCATCGCCGACTCCATCGAAGCGGTGACGGGCGCACACTACTACGACGGCCTGGTGACGGTGGTGGGCTGTGACAAAAACATGCCGGGTGCCATGATTGCCCTGGCCCGCCTGAACCGCCCGGGCATTCTGCTCTACGGCGGCTCGATTCATTCCGGCTGCTGGAAAGACCGCAAGCTGAACATTATCTCGGCATTCGAAGCGCTGGGCGAGAAGTTTGCCGGCACCATCTCGGACGAAGATTACAAGGGCGTGATCAAAAACGCCTGCCCCGGGGCGGGTGCCTGCGGTGGGATGTACACCGCCAACACCATGTCGTCGGCCATCGAGGCCATGGGCATGTCGTTGCCGCACAGCTCGTCTTCCCCGGCCATAAGTGCCGAAAAACAGGCAGAGTGCCGGAATATTGGCGCGGCCATGCGCCTTCTGCTCGAAAAAGACATCAAGCCGCTGGACATCATGACGCTCGAGGCGTTCGAGAATGCCCTGACGGTGGTGATGGCGCTGGGGGGGTCTACCAACGCGGTGCTGCACCTGATGGCGATGGCGCACAGTGCCAACGTGCCGCTGACCCTCAGCAAGATCCAGGCGATCAGCGACCGGACGCCGCTCCTCGGTGACTTGAAGCCCAGCGGCAAATACCTGATGGAAGACCTGCCGTCGATCGGCGGTACGCCTGCCGTCATGAAGTACCTCTTGCAGAAAGGCTTCCTGAAAGGCGACTGCCTCACCGTCACCGGCAAAACGGTAGAAGAAAATTTACAGGAAGCACCCGACCTGCCGGCCGATCAGAAGATCATCCTGCCGATCGAGAACCCGATCAAACCCGAAGGGCACCTGCAAATTCTTTACGGGAACCTCGCCGAAGAAGGGGCTGTTGCCAAAATCACCGGCAAGGAAGGCGAGCGGTTCGAAGGGCCGGCCATTGTGTTCGACGACGAGTTTGCGGCCATTGAAGGCATCGGCAATGGCAAGGTGAAAAAGGGCAACGTCGTGGTGATTCGCTACGAAGGTCCGAAGGGCGGCCCCGGCATGCCCGAAATGCTCAAGCCGACATCGGCCATTATGGGCGCGGGCCTCGGTAAGGACGTGGCGCTGATCACCGACGGGCGCTTTTCCGGCGGAAGCCACGGCTTCGTAGTTGGGCACGTCAGCCCGGAAGCGCAGGTCGGTGGTACCATCGCCCTCGTCGAAGACGGCGACCTGATCGAAATTGATGCTCGTTCTAATAAAATAGAAGTCAAACTGTCGGAGGAAGAGTTGGCCGAGCGTCGCGCGCGGTGGTCGCCTCCTCCCCTCAAAGCCCAGAGCGGCGCTTTGTACAAGTACGCCCGGATGGTCTCTTCGGCCGCGAAAGGGTGTGTAACTGATCTATCATCAACCGAAATTCCCCATGAAAAACCCAGCCTCATCTGA